The proteins below are encoded in one region of Silene latifolia isolate original U9 population chromosome 2, ASM4854445v1, whole genome shotgun sequence:
- the LOC141641672 gene encoding uncharacterized protein LOC141641672, translated as MCDIHSGDCGNHTGGRSLSNKILRQGYFWPTMRKDAIDYVKKCEECQRHAPVSHQPAEHIHPIISPWPFMKWGMDNVGPLPRASGNRTYMLAMTDYFSKWIEAEAFLQESTVQRSDRIQQQDTHEQPERMLEEIGANLADELPFVLWSDRTTPKVTTGQTPVSLVYGTEEIIPSRVQIPTYWYVNATEERNQVEMAGSLDTIDEPRTSAQIRMTAYKQTTAMSYNKNVRLRTL; from the exons ATGTGTGATATCCATAGTGGTGATTGTGGAAATCACACAGGGGGTAGGAGCTTGTCCAATAAGATACTAAGGCAGggttacttctggcctaccatgaggAAGGACGCCATAGATTACGTCAAAAAATGTGAAGAATGCCAAAGGCACGCCCCTGtcagccaccagccagcagaacatATACATCCGATCATCTCGCCTTGGCCTtttatgaaatggggaatggaTAATGTGGGACCATTACCCCGTGCTTCTGGAAACAGGACGTACATGCTGGCAATGACGGACTACTTCtctaaatggatagaggcagaagctttCCTTCAG GAATCCACAGTCCAACGGTCAGACAGAATCCAGCAACAAGATACTCATGAACAACCTGAAAGAATGTTGGAGGAGATAGGAGCCAACTTGGCCGATGAGCTTCCCTTCGTGCTGTGGTCTGATAGAACCACCCCCAAAGTGACAACAGGTCAAACACCAGTCAGTCTGGTATATGGGACCGAGGAAATTATTCCCTCTAGGGTCCAAATACCAACGTATTGGTATGTCAATGCCACCGAAGAGAGGAACCAGGTAGAAATGGCCGGCAGCTTGGATACCATCGATGAGCCAAGAACCAGCGCCCAAATCAGGATGACAGCCTACAAGCAGACAACAGCCATGAGCTACAACAAAAACGTACGACTGAGAACGCTGTAG